One genomic segment of Photobacterium sp. DA100 includes these proteins:
- the slmA gene encoding nucleoid occlusion factor SlmA has product MAGNKKNNRREEILQALAQMLESAQGSQRITTAKLAAQVGVSEAALYRHFPSKARMFEGLIEFIEDAITTRINRILNDEKDTLQRLRMVLQLILGFAERNPGLTRIMTGHALMFEQDRLQARINQLFERIETQLRQILRERKLREGKGFPVDESILAAQLLGQVEGSLNRFVRSNFKYKPTANFDDYWQLLSAELG; this is encoded by the coding sequence ATGGCTGGCAACAAGAAAAACAACCGCCGCGAAGAAATTTTGCAAGCGCTGGCACAAATGCTGGAATCTGCCCAGGGCAGCCAACGTATTACTACCGCCAAGCTGGCAGCCCAGGTTGGTGTCTCAGAAGCCGCCCTCTACCGCCACTTCCCAAGCAAGGCGCGGATGTTCGAGGGGCTGATCGAGTTTATCGAAGACGCGATCACGACCCGGATTAACCGCATCCTCAATGATGAAAAGGATACTCTCCAGCGCCTGCGTATGGTGCTGCAGCTGATCCTCGGCTTTGCCGAGCGCAACCCGGGCCTGACCCGCATCATGACCGGCCATGCGCTGATGTTCGAGCAGGACCGTCTCCAGGCCCGCATCAACCAGCTGTTCGAGCGCATCGAAACCCAGCTGCGCCAGATCCTGCGCGAGCGCAAGCTGCGCGAGGGCAAGGGCTTCCCGGTTGACGAGTCCATCTTGGCCGCCCAGTTGCTCGGCCAGGTTGAAGGCAGCCTCAACCGCTTTGTCCGCTCTAACTTCAAGTACAAGCCGACTGCCAACTTCGACGACTACTGGCAGTTGCTGAGCGCCGAGCTAGGGTAA
- the pyrE gene encoding orotate phosphoribosyltransferase produces MKAYQRQFIEFALEKGVLKFGEFTLKSGRKSPYFFNAGLFNTGRDLARLGRFYAEALVDAGIEYDVLFGPAYKGIPIATTTAVALADQHDVDTPYCFNRKEAKDHGEGGNLVGSALEGRIMLVDDVITAGTAIRESMEIIKANGADLAGVLVAIDRQEKGKGELSAIQEVERDFGCAVISIVSLGDVVSYLEEQDGMEQHLEAVKAYRAEYGV; encoded by the coding sequence ATGAAAGCATATCAGCGTCAGTTCATCGAATTTGCCTTGGAGAAAGGGGTACTGAAGTTTGGTGAGTTCACTCTGAAATCTGGCCGTAAAAGCCCGTACTTCTTCAACGCGGGTTTGTTCAATACTGGACGTGACCTTGCACGCCTAGGCCGTTTCTATGCTGAGGCTTTGGTAGATGCCGGTATCGAGTACGATGTGTTGTTCGGCCCTGCGTACAAGGGGATCCCAATTGCCACCACGACAGCCGTTGCCTTGGCCGATCAGCACGATGTGGATACCCCGTACTGTTTCAACCGCAAGGAAGCCAAAGACCACGGTGAGGGCGGCAACTTGGTCGGTAGCGCACTGGAAGGCCGTATCATGCTGGTGGATGATGTGATCACTGCCGGTACGGCGATCCGCGAGTCGATGGAAATCATCAAGGCCAACGGTGCCGATCTGGCCGGTGTGCTGGTGGCTATCGACCGCCAGGAGAAAGGCAAGGGCGAGCTGTCTGCCATCCAGGAAGTCGAGCGCGATTTCGGTTGTGCGGTGATTTCTATCGTGTCGCTGGGCGATGTGGTGAGCTACCTGGAAGAGCAGGATGGCATGGAGCAGCACCTGGAAGCGGTGAAAGCTTACCGTGCAGAATACGGGGTATAA
- the rph gene encoding ribonuclease PH codes for MRPSGRSNNQVRPITITRNFTAHAEGSVLVEFGDTKVICTASVEENVPRWLKGKGQGWVTAEYGMLPRATHSRNRREAAGGKQGGRTMEIQRLIARSLRAAVDLEALGEQMITVDCDVIQADGGTRTASITGAMVALVDAINYMLEKGLLKASPLKGMVAAVSVGIYNGEAICDLEYVEDSAAETDMNVVMTEEGKMIEIQGTAEGEAFSHEELLAMLALAKHGIADIISVQKQALES; via the coding sequence ATGCGTCCAAGCGGAAGAAGCAACAACCAAGTACGTCCAATTACCATAACCCGTAACTTTACTGCCCATGCCGAAGGCTCGGTATTGGTTGAGTTTGGTGATACCAAGGTAATTTGTACCGCAAGTGTGGAAGAGAATGTACCACGCTGGCTTAAAGGTAAAGGACAGGGTTGGGTGACGGCGGAGTATGGCATGCTGCCGCGTGCAACTCACTCACGCAACCGCCGTGAAGCGGCGGGCGGTAAGCAGGGTGGCCGTACCATGGAAATTCAGCGCCTGATCGCTCGCAGCTTGCGTGCTGCTGTTGACCTGGAAGCCCTGGGTGAGCAGATGATCACGGTAGACTGTGATGTTATCCAGGCCGATGGCGGTACTCGCACGGCATCTATCACCGGTGCGATGGTGGCGCTGGTTGATGCCATCAACTACATGTTGGAGAAGGGCCTGCTCAAAGCCAGCCCGCTAAAAGGCATGGTGGCCGCAGTTTCTGTCGGTATCTACAACGGCGAGGCGATTTGCGATCTGGAGTATGTCGAGGATTCGGCAGCAGAAACGGACATGAACGTGGTCATGACCGAAGAAGGCAAGATGATCGAGATCCAGGGCACGGCGGAAGGTGAAGCCTTTAGCCATGAAGAGTTGCTGGCCATGCTGGCTCTGGCAAAACACGGCATTGCCGACATCATCAGCGTTCAGAAGCAAGCGCTGGAAAGTTAG